A window of Sphingobacterium kitahiroshimense genomic DNA:
GTGATGGAGTCATGGTTAAAACCTTATAAGGAAAATGATAACAGAAGATTGTACGCAGTTTCATCCGCACGTAAGATCACTGATATGGACCAGTTTATCGCGACACATTATATTGATAAGCTTGGTGGCACGCGAGGTATAATCGGAGCGCACACCGATTGGGATTTTGAAAAAGTATACAGTCAGTCTAAAATACCTGTCATTGCACATGAAATTGGGCAGTGGCCCGTATATCCGAAATGGGATGAGATAAAAAAATATACCGGAGTATTAAAAGCACGCAATTTTGAAGAATTCAGAGAGCAGGCGCGCAAGAACAATATTGAGGAACAGAATGAAGAATTTGTTCAGGCATCAGGAGCGTTGAATCAAATCATGTATAAACATGAAATCGAATCTTTCTTACGAACACCGTCTGCGGCAGGTATACAGTTGTTAAGTATGCAGGATTATCAAGGTCAAGGCGAAGCACTGATAGGCTGGTTGGACGTATTTTACGATAGTAAGGGAATCACAACACCCGATAAATTTAGAATGCATAATGATACCACTGTTACCCTCTTGCGTATACCCAAATTTGTATGGAAGGCCGAAGAACCATTTTTAGCCAAAGTGCAACTGGCACATTATGGATCAACCGATATACAGGATGGTATCTACTGGAGTATCAGAGATGAAGAGAGTCGTGTAATTGCAAAAGGTACCTTTGCAAAAAGAACATTTGCTAGAGGAACTTCAGATCTCGTTGGTGAAATTAAAACTAATTTATCTGCGGTTCAAAAAGCGGGTAAATTGACAATCGAAGTAGGTTTAGAAAATCGAGCCAATAAAAATGAATGGCAAATATGGGTATATCCTACAGTTAAAAAGGAGGAAACGAAAAAGGTCTATGTTGCAAATAGGTTTGATGCAAAAACTGAAGAAGTCCTTAGAAATGGAGGAACGGTATTACTGGATGCTTCCGATCTTGGAAACTTAGAGAGCTCCGATATCATCAGTTATTATCCATTGTACTGGTCATTAACGTTCTTCCCGGGACAAGGGAAAAATACCATTGGTATGATCGTAAGAGATAAGCATCCTGCATTCAAAAGTTTTCCTACAGATTCACATAGTGACTGGCAGTGGCAGCATATTTATGGTGGAGCAAGAGCATTTTATATCAATGAGTTTCCTGCCTCATACAGACCATTGGCACAACCTGTAGATGATTTTCATAGAAATAATAAATTGGCATCTATATTTGAACTGAAAGTGGGTAATGGAAAGTTATTGGTGACAGGTTTTAATATACAAGATGAAAAAAATATTGTAAGTCAGCAACTTCGTTCAAGCTTATTAGCTTACGCAGCTTCAGACGATTTTGATCCTAGTTACGGTCGTGATGCTTCTTTGTTACGTAAAACGTTTACTTATATCGAGCCCTTAAAGACAGCTGTACCCTCTGAATTTTCAAAGGCAGTTTTATATGTAGAAGGAGGTAAATTGTCTAAGAAAATCAATCAAAATATTGACTGGACTAAAGATCTAGATCAGAGTGAGAGTAAAAAGGGGACAACCTATACTGTTAAAGCAGATGGTGTTTGGAAGGACGAAACAAGTGCCGCTTGGCAGGGAAAGGAAATAGAGGTAGACCTAAAAGTACCACAAGGCATGATCGGTTCTCTTTATTTGTTTTTCCATGACTGGAATAGTAATGGACGTGAGGCAGATATCAATTTTGAAGGACGTGACTATACACTCACACGCCATGATAAAGAGGGTAAATGGGTTAAACTTCATGTAATGCGAGAAGATTCTAACGATGGCAACTTAAAGCTTAAGATAAAAGGAACGAAAGGGCCTAATATTATGCTTTCTAAGCTGTCGCTTGTTGAAGATGTCGAATAATATATATCAACGTGTTATAAAAAGGCCTTCCTATTCGGAAGGCCTTTTTACGTATCATCCATTTATGATACGTCAAAATGGATATCTCGATTAAAAATTATCATATATTAACCTATTTGATAACGAAATTTAAATCAGTGGAGCACCTTGTAATACGTCAACAGATAGATGTTGTATTTAGTTTTGCTAAACATTTTGTGTTTTTTAATATGTAATTGACTGTTTATTAATATAAAATTTACATTAAAGTTTACTTATATTAAATTTTTGTTTATAAATTTGAAATTAATCCATGTTGTTTTTTGTATGCTATTTACATCTTTAAGTGGAATGATTTAATAATGGGAAGAACTACAATTAATGGCAATTAACGTAATTAAATAACCAAATATTTATGATGAAAATGAAAAAAATTATCGCAATTAATTTATTGTTGATTTTGACCACTGTTTGTACAGCGCTAGCTGGTGGACCTAAAAGTAAGCGAATAGTAATGATCGCATTGGACGGAATTTCTGTCGAAGGATTCAAGCAGGCACATACACCAAATCTTGATGCTTTAATGGCAGAAGGAGCATTATCGATGACTACTAGGGTGGTCATGCCTTCCGTAACCCTTCCAAATTGGACCAGTCATCTTACTGGAAGTGGGCCAGAACAGCACGGAGTAGTAGATAATGGCTGGCAGATCGATAAATTTAAGTTACCGGCAGTGGTAAAAGATGCTCAGGGTTATTACCCTTCTGTATTTACCGTTGTTAAAGAACAAATGCCAAATGTTAAAACTGCCTTTTACTATAACTGGATTAATCTCTTCTACCCGCATAATCAGAAAAATTTTGATGAAGTTAGCTACTTAAAAGATGATGCCTATATTGAAAATTACGATAAAGCATTTAATTTTATTGTGAAAAATAAGAAAGATCCAACCCTTGTATTCCTTTACTCAGTACATACCGATCATGCCGGGCATAGTCATAAATGGATGTCTCCAGAATACATCAAATCGATTGAAGAAGCTGACGTGCAAATAGGCATATTTTTAGAGAAAATGAAAAAAGAAGGTCTATATGAGGGCACCAATTTTATGTTCTTATCAGATCATGGTGGTATTGAATATGGACATGGCGGTGTAAGTGTCGATGAGATGATCGTACCATGGGGAGTTATAGGACCAAAAATTAAGAAAGGATTAAAAATTGAAGAACCTAACAATACGGTAAATACGGCAGCAATGATCTTGCATTTGTTTGGACTTAAAAAGCCCTTAGCGTGGACAGGGGAAGTGCTGGAATCTGTGTTTAAATAGAGAAATAGTTATAGTGATGAAAGCCAGTCAAAGGAAATCCATTTTCTTTAACTGGCTTTTTTTGATGTTTATGTTAAATGGGCATGTTTTAATGTCAACATAGCACTAATAGATGGTAAAATAGTGTCTTTTACTTTTAGTGGAAAGCGCTATTTTAGAAGTAATTGGAGAAACACTATATGAATAAAATATTGGGCCAGGCGATTCTTTTTTTGATGGTATGCTTTGTAACGGTTGGTCATGGAGCACTTGCGCAGACCATTCAAGCAAATGAGCATGGAATACAGCCCAATACATTTGAAGATGCATCTGCAACCATGCAACAGGTGCTAAAGCATTGTAAAGATAAAAAAGCGAAGAAACTTGTCTTACAGCCGGGACGTTATGATTTTTGGCCGGAGAAAGCTGCGCAAAGAAAACTATACATTACCAATAGTTCTTCAGAAACAGAATGGCCAGATAAAACCAAACATATCGGAATGTTAATAGAAGATATGCATGATCTGGTGGTAGAAGGAAATGGCGCTGAATTTGTATTTCATGGTAAGATGACCACATTTTCGATTATCAGGAGCAGTAATATTCGTTTGCAGGATCTGACTATTACCTTTGAACGACCTACGATGTCCGAAATGACCATAAAAGAATT
This region includes:
- a CDS encoding sugar-binding domain-containing protein; this translates as MIKQYLGIFLFLFSLHFSATAQEHQKLDGVWRFRLDEKNVGLAQGWQKQDLDKRITIPGTTDQARYGEKTTGSDFGILTRAYKYYGPAWYQMDFVVPANWKDKRLYLNLERVMWESKVFIDDKEIATYDALSSAHLHDLGYVSPGKHRLTVRVNNDMIHNIGDKGHVYTEYTQSIWNGMVGQVELIAKNATRFQNPQIFTKISPKKLQIKDTLVNEGGKSRNISLSIILSDRKTKDKVFETKKNIDLRGVRQVLDIEEQMPDLVKLWDDMNPNLYTLSIQVLDRKGNLLDRKEMEIGFREIKASKSKITVNGKPVFFRGNLDCVHFPLTGYPAMHVEEWERIFKIYKDYGLNHVRFHSWCPPEAAFQAADRLGLYLQPEVIWLDWWMAADNPGREEMNTKGRPQGLGSNPSADAFTQKEIYRMFASYGNHASFATMSIGNELGNSNFDVMESWLKPYKENDNRRLYAVSSARKITDMDQFIATHYIDKLGGTRGIIGAHTDWDFEKVYSQSKIPVIAHEIGQWPVYPKWDEIKKYTGVLKARNFEEFREQARKNNIEEQNEEFVQASGALNQIMYKHEIESFLRTPSAAGIQLLSMQDYQGQGEALIGWLDVFYDSKGITTPDKFRMHNDTTVTLLRIPKFVWKAEEPFLAKVQLAHYGSTDIQDGIYWSIRDEESRVIAKGTFAKRTFARGTSDLVGEIKTNLSAVQKAGKLTIEVGLENRANKNEWQIWVYPTVKKEETKKVYVANRFDAKTEEVLRNGGTVLLDASDLGNLESSDIISYYPLYWSLTFFPGQGKNTIGMIVRDKHPAFKSFPTDSHSDWQWQHIYGGARAFYINEFPASYRPLAQPVDDFHRNNKLASIFELKVGNGKLLVTGFNIQDEKNIVSQQLRSSLLAYAASDDFDPSYGRDASLLRKTFTYIEPLKTAVPSEFSKAVLYVEGGKLSKKINQNIDWTKDLDQSESKKGTTYTVKADGVWKDETSAAWQGKEIEVDLKVPQGMIGSLYLFFHDWNSNGREADINFEGRDYTLTRHDKEGKWVKLHVMREDSNDGNLKLKIKGTKGPNIMLSKLSLVEDVE
- a CDS encoding alkaline phosphatase family protein, which gives rise to MMKMKKIIAINLLLILTTVCTALAGGPKSKRIVMIALDGISVEGFKQAHTPNLDALMAEGALSMTTRVVMPSVTLPNWTSHLTGSGPEQHGVVDNGWQIDKFKLPAVVKDAQGYYPSVFTVVKEQMPNVKTAFYYNWINLFYPHNQKNFDEVSYLKDDAYIENYDKAFNFIVKNKKDPTLVFLYSVHTDHAGHSHKWMSPEYIKSIEEADVQIGIFLEKMKKEGLYEGTNFMFLSDHGGIEYGHGGVSVDEMIVPWGVIGPKIKKGLKIEEPNNTVNTAAMILHLFGLKKPLAWTGEVLESVFK